In Burkholderia sp. NRF60-BP8, a single window of DNA contains:
- a CDS encoding porin translates to MKRTTLSLISLASFAAMPVAHAQSSVTLYGVIDTSITYVNHAQGKDNAWMLGNSSAGNLAGSRWGVKGTEDLGGGLKTLFQLENGFDPSNGRQGQGGRLFGRQAFVGLTSDRYGTLTFGRQYDPLVDLVQGITADNYLGSVFATPGDVDNYDNSFRVDNAVKYTSAVYAGLQFSAMYSFGGIAGSTGAAQSYSAAVSYNNGPFSVAGGYFHATNSPASNGLRNGWTSSSDGTFDGPINSGYASAHSLGIARIAGQYVAGPFTFGLGYSNAQYRRDASSVFGSNEHYNTGQGFVNYQATNALLVGVGYSYTRSGGDTSATYHQVSAGADYSLSKRTDVYLTAAYQHASGQTGDGNGGSMAAQASIGSYGYAGTSSQTMVNLGLRHRF, encoded by the coding sequence ATGAAACGCACGACCCTCTCGCTGATTTCGCTCGCGTCGTTCGCGGCGATGCCCGTCGCGCATGCGCAGTCGAGCGTCACGCTGTATGGCGTGATCGACACGTCGATCACCTATGTGAACCATGCGCAAGGCAAGGACAACGCGTGGATGCTCGGCAACAGCAGCGCGGGCAATCTGGCCGGCAGCCGCTGGGGCGTGAAAGGCACCGAGGATCTCGGCGGCGGGCTGAAGACACTGTTCCAGTTGGAGAACGGCTTCGACCCGAGCAACGGCCGGCAGGGCCAGGGCGGCCGCCTCTTCGGCCGGCAAGCGTTCGTCGGCCTGACGAGCGACCGCTACGGCACGCTCACGTTCGGCCGCCAGTACGACCCGCTCGTCGATCTCGTGCAGGGCATCACCGCCGACAACTACCTCGGCAGCGTGTTCGCGACGCCGGGCGACGTCGACAACTACGACAACAGCTTCCGCGTCGACAACGCGGTGAAGTACACGTCGGCCGTCTATGCGGGCCTGCAGTTCTCGGCGATGTATTCGTTCGGCGGCATCGCCGGCAGCACCGGCGCCGCGCAGTCGTACTCGGCCGCCGTGTCGTACAACAACGGGCCGTTCAGCGTCGCGGGCGGCTACTTCCACGCGACCAACAGCCCCGCGTCGAACGGCTTGCGCAACGGCTGGACCAGTTCGTCGGACGGCACGTTCGACGGCCCGATCAACAGCGGCTATGCCAGCGCGCACTCGCTCGGCATCGCCCGCATCGCGGGCCAGTACGTCGCCGGCCCGTTCACGTTCGGCCTCGGCTACAGCAACGCGCAGTACCGCCGCGACGCAAGTTCGGTATTCGGCTCGAACGAGCACTACAACACGGGGCAAGGTTTCGTGAACTACCAGGCGACGAATGCGCTGCTCGTCGGCGTCGGCTACAGCTACACGCGCTCGGGCGGCGACACGTCGGCGACCTATCACCAGGTATCGGCCGGCGCCGACTACAGCCTGTCGAAGCGCACCGACGTCTACCTGACCGCCGCGTACCAGCACGCGAGCGGCCAGACCGGCGACGGCAATGGCGGGTCGATGGCCGCGCAGGCATCGATCGGATCGTACGGTTATGCGGGCACGAGCTCGCAGACGATGGTCAACCTCGGCCTGCGTCACCGCTTCTGA
- a CDS encoding lytic transglycosylase domain-containing protein, which yields MPRHITRPLSRDTLTIASTIALSCALCGVARADCLDDAAAFQHVSVSLMRGIAQVESGMNPNAVNTNTNGTVDIGLMQINSTWLPTLAREGITRESLFDACTNAYVGAWILSQNIRQLGPNWNAIGAYNSASPDKRLAYARKVYDAIRTMPDSPDTPMPILPPSFTPPQQVQTYNPFASLSVSAPPVTRARTISPAAPPPPTQGGPAGPAGTYNFGWTVTGADQAKPTQVFDDGARIYVQFSDMKHVPAIFTETSSGRVLMSWELQFPYAVLTRPAQTLIFQLGPFEARAQRGAAAAGMTAQAGTANTANTATAGASASASKKSASTAANAAPNTTAKRTASADALWYVNTPSTSGTAAASPSTANIPATLPTAITSNTPPPAPAQAPAAAAQPSRVSADALWYLSK from the coding sequence ATGCCGCGTCATATCACTCGCCCGCTCAGCCGCGACACGCTGACAATCGCCTCGACGATCGCGCTCTCGTGCGCGCTCTGCGGCGTCGCGCGCGCCGATTGCCTAGACGACGCGGCCGCGTTCCAGCACGTGAGCGTCAGCCTGATGCGCGGCATCGCGCAGGTCGAATCGGGGATGAATCCGAACGCGGTCAATACGAATACCAACGGCACGGTCGACATCGGGCTGATGCAGATCAACAGCACGTGGCTGCCGACGCTCGCGCGCGAAGGCATCACGCGGGAAAGCCTGTTCGATGCGTGCACGAACGCGTACGTCGGCGCGTGGATCCTGTCGCAGAACATCCGCCAGCTCGGCCCCAACTGGAACGCGATCGGCGCGTACAACTCCGCGTCGCCCGACAAGCGCCTCGCGTACGCGCGCAAGGTCTATGATGCAATCCGGACCATGCCGGATTCGCCGGATACTCCCATGCCCATCCTTCCCCCCTCCTTCACGCCGCCGCAACAGGTGCAGACGTACAACCCGTTCGCGAGCCTGAGCGTGTCGGCGCCGCCCGTCACGCGTGCCCGTACGATCTCGCCGGCCGCGCCGCCTCCGCCGACGCAGGGCGGCCCCGCCGGCCCGGCCGGTACGTACAACTTCGGATGGACGGTCACCGGCGCCGATCAGGCCAAGCCGACCCAGGTGTTCGACGACGGCGCGCGGATCTACGTGCAGTTCAGCGACATGAAGCACGTGCCGGCGATCTTCACCGAAACGTCGTCGGGACGCGTGCTGATGTCGTGGGAGCTGCAATTCCCGTATGCCGTTCTGACGCGTCCCGCGCAAACGTTGATCTTCCAGCTCGGGCCGTTCGAAGCGCGCGCGCAGCGGGGTGCGGCGGCCGCAGGCATGACCGCGCAGGCCGGGACGGCGAATACGGCGAATACGGCGACCGCCGGCGCATCGGCCTCGGCATCGAAGAAGTCGGCCAGTACGGCGGCGAACGCGGCGCCCAATACGACGGCGAAACGCACCGCCTCGGCCGATGCGCTATGGTACGTGAATACGCCGTCGACGTCGGGGACGGCGGCGGCCTCGCCTTCGACCGCGAATATTCCCGCCACGCTGCCGACGGCCATCACGTCGAACACGCCGCCGCCCGCGCCGGCTCAAGCCCCGGCCGCGGCCGCTCAGCCGTCGCGCGTCAGCGCGGACGCGCTGTGGTACCTCTCGAAGTAA
- a CDS encoding response regulator, which produces MNEVPLKYRVLLIEDDDRLAQLVREYLDGYEFAVTVVRRGDLAVAAVREHQPALVILDLMLPNLDGMEVCRRIRAFTNVPVLILTARADVYDQVAGLETGADDYVTKPIEPRVLVARARALLRRAQPAAAEASAVAPDALVFGELTISPPNRTVTWRGEPVELKTAEFNLLLILARAAGTVLSRDDILKQLRGIEFDGLDRSVDSGISKLRRRFEDASSEPHKIKTIWGRGYLFSPSAWDE; this is translated from the coding sequence ATGAACGAAGTTCCGCTCAAATACCGTGTGCTGCTGATCGAGGACGACGATCGCCTCGCGCAGCTCGTCCGCGAATACCTCGACGGCTATGAATTCGCGGTGACGGTCGTGCGGCGCGGCGACCTCGCCGTCGCCGCGGTGCGCGAGCACCAGCCGGCCCTCGTGATACTCGACCTGATGCTGCCGAATCTCGACGGCATGGAAGTCTGCCGGCGCATCCGCGCGTTCACCAACGTCCCCGTGCTGATCCTGACCGCGCGCGCGGACGTGTACGACCAGGTCGCCGGGCTCGAGACCGGCGCCGACGACTACGTGACGAAACCGATCGAGCCGCGCGTGCTCGTCGCGCGCGCCCGTGCGCTGTTGCGCCGCGCGCAGCCGGCCGCGGCGGAAGCGAGCGCCGTCGCGCCCGACGCGCTCGTATTCGGCGAACTGACGATCTCGCCGCCGAACCGCACCGTCACGTGGCGCGGCGAGCCGGTCGAGTTGAAGACCGCCGAATTCAACCTGCTGCTGATCCTCGCGCGCGCGGCCGGCACCGTGCTGAGCCGCGACGACATCCTCAAGCAGTTGCGCGGCATCGAATTCGACGGGCTCGACCGCTCGGTCGATTCCGGCATCTCGAAGCTGCGCCGCCGCTTCGAGGATGCGTCATCGGAGCCGCACAAGATCAAGACGATCTGGGGCCGCGGCTACCTGTTCAGCCCTTCTGCGTGGGACGAGTAA
- a CDS encoding MipA/OmpV family protein, translating to MPLAGLTLAAAAHAENQYSLSLGGGFAPRYQGSNQYRGVVAPSFSATFGNGFFVDGTQGAGYRLNLPHGAFVSAAVSYDAGRADENRFDLPGSDYLKGMGRIPGSVLVGVRAGVSLFDAAELSITVDTPVTHTSRGVSGHVDLAVPVLKTSQHEIVVTGTVHAGSGRYLQTFYGVTDAQSMTSRFRPYSVSGGIDSAAMAVAWNWTLSRHWSVLATGGVTRLLGRAGDSPIVQSRNNYYGIAGVTYKF from the coding sequence ATGCCGCTCGCCGGCCTGACCCTCGCCGCCGCCGCCCACGCGGAAAACCAGTATTCGTTGTCGCTCGGCGGCGGATTCGCACCGCGCTATCAGGGCAGCAACCAGTATCGCGGCGTCGTCGCGCCGTCGTTTTCCGCCACGTTCGGCAACGGCTTCTTCGTCGACGGCACGCAGGGCGCCGGCTACCGGCTGAACCTGCCGCACGGTGCGTTCGTGTCGGCGGCGGTGAGCTACGACGCGGGCCGCGCGGACGAGAACCGCTTCGACCTGCCGGGCTCCGACTACCTGAAGGGGATGGGCCGGATTCCCGGCTCGGTGCTCGTCGGCGTGCGCGCCGGCGTGTCGCTCTTCGATGCGGCGGAACTGAGCATCACGGTCGATACGCCCGTGACTCACACGTCGCGCGGCGTGTCGGGGCACGTGGATCTCGCGGTGCCGGTACTCAAGACGTCGCAGCACGAGATCGTCGTGACGGGCACCGTGCACGCGGGCTCGGGACGCTACCTGCAGACCTTCTACGGCGTGACCGACGCGCAGTCGATGACGAGCCGGTTCCGGCCGTATTCGGTGAGCGGCGGGATCGACAGCGCGGCGATGGCGGTGGCGTGGAACTGGACGCTGTCGCGGCACTGGTCGGTGCTCGCGACCGGCGGCGTGACGCGCCTGCTCGGCCGCGCCGGCGACAGCCCGATCGTGCAGTCGCGCAACAACTACTACGGCATCGCGGGCGTGACGTACAAGTTCTGA
- a CDS encoding FecR domain-containing protein, whose amino-acid sequence MAAPGAPAVPPHVARRAVEWWVDRQSGRTDDAFVAALARWRAEDPAHDAAWRHIEAMQGRFDRLAGGLDAQAAHAALLPKRAGRRAAVKALAVLLFAGGAAWMAEPARRAAIWPADLRTAVGERRTVTLADRTVVVLDTDTALDVRFDDAARRLHLLRGTIMVTSGHDGRVPARPLVVATAQGELRPLGTRFAVRQRDGATRCEVFAGAVRVQPVDASAGTRVIAAGEGADFTRAAIGAAAPLDPYASAWTGGMLVASRMRLADLVAELDRYRRGSLRCDPAVADLRVSGTYPLDDPARVLDTLTATLPIDVHYLTRYWATVVPARS is encoded by the coding sequence ATGGCCGCCCCGGGAGCGCCGGCGGTGCCGCCGCACGTCGCACGTCGCGCGGTCGAATGGTGGGTCGACCGGCAGTCCGGCCGGACGGACGATGCGTTCGTCGCCGCGCTCGCGCGCTGGCGCGCGGAGGATCCGGCGCACGACGCGGCGTGGCGTCACATCGAAGCGATGCAGGGCCGGTTCGATCGGCTGGCGGGCGGGCTTGACGCGCAAGCCGCGCATGCGGCGTTGCTGCCGAAGCGGGCGGGCCGCCGCGCGGCCGTGAAGGCGCTGGCCGTGCTGCTGTTCGCGGGCGGCGCCGCATGGATGGCCGAGCCCGCACGGCGCGCGGCGATCTGGCCGGCCGACCTGCGCACGGCCGTCGGCGAGCGGCGCACGGTGACGCTCGCGGATCGCACGGTCGTCGTGCTCGATACCGACACGGCGCTCGACGTGCGCTTCGACGACGCGGCGCGGCGCCTGCACTTGCTGCGCGGCACGATCATGGTCACCAGCGGTCACGACGGGCGTGTGCCTGCGCGGCCGCTCGTGGTCGCGACCGCACAGGGCGAGTTGCGGCCGCTCGGTACGCGCTTCGCGGTGCGGCAGCGCGACGGTGCGACGCGCTGCGAGGTGTTTGCCGGCGCCGTCCGGGTGCAACCGGTCGATGCGTCGGCCGGCACGCGCGTGATCGCGGCCGGAGAGGGCGCGGATTTCACGCGCGCCGCGATCGGGGCGGCGGCGCCGCTCGATCCGTACGCGTCCGCGTGGACGGGCGGCATGCTCGTCGCGTCGCGTATGCGGCTGGCCGATCTCGTCGCCGAACTCGACCGCTATCGGCGCGGCAGCCTGCGCTGCGATCCGGCCGTGGCCGATCTGCGCGTGTCGGGCACCTATCCGCTCGACGATCCCGCACGCGTGCTCGATACGCTGACGGCGACGCTGCCGATCGACGTCCACTACCTGACGCGTTACTGGGCGACCGTCGTGCCGGCCCGTTCGTGA
- a CDS encoding sigma-70 family RNA polymerase sigma factor, with protein MSADKLSLHREIDALYAGHHAWLRGWLSRKLGCAHRAADLAHDTFVRLLARDEPIGAAEPRAFLTTVAQRVLSNHWRREQIERAYLDVLAQRPEAVAPSPEERAVVVETLLDIDRLLDGLPLAAKRAFLLAQLDGLTQTDIARELGVSLATVKRYLVKAGTQCFFVMAA; from the coding sequence ATGTCCGCTGACAAGCTGTCCCTCCATCGAGAAATCGACGCCCTCTATGCCGGCCACCACGCGTGGCTGCGCGGCTGGCTGAGCCGGAAGCTCGGTTGCGCGCACCGCGCGGCCGATCTCGCGCACGACACGTTCGTGCGCCTGCTCGCACGCGACGAGCCGATCGGCGCCGCCGAGCCGCGCGCGTTCCTGACGACGGTCGCCCAGCGTGTGCTGAGCAACCACTGGCGGCGCGAGCAGATCGAGCGCGCGTATCTCGACGTGCTCGCGCAGCGCCCGGAAGCCGTTGCGCCGTCGCCGGAAGAACGGGCCGTCGTCGTCGAGACGCTGCTCGACATCGACCGGCTGCTCGACGGCTTGCCGCTCGCGGCGAAGCGCGCGTTCCTGCTCGCGCAGCTCGACGGGCTCACGCAGACCGACATCGCGCGCGAACTCGGTGTGTCGCTCGCGACGGTGAAGCGCTATCTCGTGAAGGCCGGCACGCAGTGCTTTTTCGTGATGGCGGCCTGA